In Pygocentrus nattereri isolate fPygNat1 chromosome 3, fPygNat1.pri, whole genome shotgun sequence, the DNA window tcacAGAACACTAAAGTCCAGCCAGAGGCTAGTCCTGCTAACACCATGTCCAACTTCaattattctgtgttttcacttGGTTATCTAATTAAATCTACTCAGAGTGGGTCTTGGGTAGTGTTGAAGCGCTGTGGGTTCTGGACAAGCAAAACAAATCGAGACCTCAAAAGCTAGATTAGAAGCAGACCAGCcacacaagatttttttttttctattttctttttttttttgcccaaggGCTGGTGGTCTTTACTGAAACTGAGTAAATAGTCAACGAATGACAGCGACAGTGAGCCAACCAGCACTGAGGGTTAACTAGTGAAGTGTGGCAGTACGTTAAAGTTCTTCACCTGGAACAGCATCTGTAAATATCCAGCTGTGTAAATATGCAGGTGTTAAGTGTGCCCCCAGCTGTGAAGCCTGTATCATGGTAGCTTtcaaacaaacaaccaaacacGGAGACTTATACAATGTCAACGATGTAATGAAATCAAGCATGGAAGCTCTACTGTTTGCTTATGCACTTACATCCCATTACCTTTTGGAACCTGGTCTCTattcagttgttgtttttttttcctaaaaagaACCATATTTCAGTTGGCACATTGGGTTAATATCACACCCAGGACagattataaaaaaaatcatgtgcAGGTCCAGCAGAAAATTGTACAGATATAAAATGCAGGAAAGCATGTCAAGGCATTCACGGCTTGGTGCGTTTTTGAGGTCTTTTGCGTCATCAACAAGTGACCCGAGACACACTACCACTCAAAGCTTGAAACAAGAAATTGTACATGTGTacagatgtgtccagaatgatgaacgcAGCTGTAAATTATTCCAAAAAGATGCGGAAAAGCTGTATAGAATTGAACTAGATTTAAATGATGAGAAAGATGATTTGCTAATAACAAATCTTCAATATCAAGTAAATATTGCAAAGATATTTTGACTGATTAATTTTGTGAAATACTTAATGATCTAAAATTACACTTGTGTCCAGTTTGTAGTATTTAAATCAACCATACTACACTATAAGTTAGTAACAAATGAAATAACAGCTACTAACATGACAAATTACTCCAAATGAATGAATTTGCAGTAAAGAATTTCTTAAGGAGAGAAACACCTTCTTGACCAAGACTATGGCCAAGGGCAGGTCCAAAGCAGGAATAAGAATGGAAAATCAGCATCAAATATGGCAAACCACAAAGAACCTTCAGAAAATGCAGACTCTGCAAGAGgcaacagagagaaacagaagttTCAGAGCACTCCAAGAGACCAGGTGGTGCCCAAAGCGGCAAAGGCAAGTACTGTTCCAGTGGAGAAACATCACATGTACGGTTCCATAGTAAAGGTCTTTCCAATGAGAGAAGGTTTCAGTAGTGTTTCCAGATTGATTTGCTCATGGTAAATCCAAAAGACACACTTGCACTTGGCATCCATTTGACACACTAGCACTTAGGTTTATTTATGCATGTATGACATCAGGTAGTCATGAGGCCAGTAAATGTTTTTTACTCCTGGAAATCAGGTCTCTCTGGCTGCAGGGCATGACATAGGCCATTTGACAGCATACACAGGTGTGGAGGTGGAATCCTCACTCTGAACAGACCTACAGTTTCTGTTTCTAAGGTGATATCATCCTCACACCTTCTGCGTTGTCGTGGGCAGAGCGTTTGGTTTAGCGTAAGCCATGTGAGCCACAGTGCAGAGCAAGCGAGCAGACAATCATCACCTCCTAAAGTGAATATGACCCCACTGAGACAGCAGAAACATTTCCCTTAGCTCATTTCTCTGCATGAGTCACAAAAACCAGAGGTCAGACCAAGACTTCTGACAATCTGAAGTTGCCACATGAAAGTAAATAGGAAAGTGGTTATTATGTATGCACAgtgtgcatggtgaaatgttttacgCTGTCACCAATCACCAAATCACAAATACAGGTGTGATATTATAATGCGTTTGGGTTACTGTGTACTCTTTCCAAACCTGCAGCATCACAGCACATTTATGCTACAGTATATGCCATAAATGGGCATTTTGACTGTTTCACTGACAGCTTTTCTTCTGGTTTTCCAGGAATATCCTGGATCTCTGTATCGCACCACTTCAACTGCacgacaaagaaagaaaaaaaaaactcaagagCATTCTGGACAATAGATATTTTTATACTTGTGGAGTTGTCCATTTCATACACTAATATTTCAGTTAGACAATATAAGAAAAGGCCAAGActacatacatgtatacacacacacacacatttcctaaGCCACTTATTctcctgggtcatgggggagctggagcctatcccagcggtcattggtcggaaggcaggaaacaccctggacaggacaCCAattcatcacagggcagacacacagacatacacattcacacacattcatacctagggacaatttagcatctccaattcatctgactgcatgtctttgcacTGTAGGAGGAAACTGGAGCACCCGGTAGaaaccccacgcagacatgtGGAGAATATACAAACTCCAGAAAGGACTCTGGTCggccagccagggaatcgaacccaggcgaCAGCACCACCCAAGActttacaacaaaaaaaactattttataaAGGAGCCTACTCAGTACTGTTTAAGATGAACTTAagtttggaaaaataaataaattgtacttaaatcaaagttattgttgttgtaaAGTCACAAATTAAAGAAGTCTTAAAGGACCCAGTATCACAGAAAACCTATTTTCCTCCCTGTTTTAACAAGAACTGGTACCACTCAGTTCATATATTGTCATTATATGGACACAGAGATgcaataaaagtgtttttaatgctAATCATTGTTTAATTTATctatttttgtgatatcactgaaaaaaacaacaaatttagATATATCCAccttttcaacctacagcagttaagtCACATCTATTCTGTTTCAAGACAAAATacacacagccaatcagaacagattatttacatataccacccttaaaggcacagtaacaaaaaacagcaaatggtTATGTAAAGGTGAATTATGACTGTTAGAAAGATGTTTATATACAaagcatgcatatatatatatatattctccgtcagggtcgcgggtgcaatatttatatatatatatatatatatatatatatatatatatatatatatatatatatatatatatatatatatatatatatatatatatatatatatataaataaagcacccgcgaccctgacagagaagcggcttagaaaatggatggatggatggatggatggataaataaaGCATTTACTGAAGCATTTTCAATAATCTTTATTAAGCATACATAAATTATACTATCATGTGTGATATATAAACTTttcttaaattaaaataatcatgGTCTGGTAAATTTTATTGCTAcagattattttgaaaaatggacaTCATGTAAGTGTTAATTTGTGAAGTCACTACACTCAACAGTACTGAattcacaccactgtattttCAGCATGGTCGCCCTCTACTGGTAAAGAAAGACGGAGGACAGGTCATGAACACAGTAAACTCAGCACTCTCAGGCTGACCTCGCTCTGTAAGCAGACAGCTTAAAGAAACATGATAAACAAGCTGATGGTAAGAAAGGACCTAGATGCTTTTTGGATTAAGATAAAGCCAGAATCAGAGGTCTGGATAACGTGCTAGTCTTTTAGAAACATGCTATCAAAGGCTACTTTTTTGTTAGCAAAACACGAGAGACCACAGCAGAGACAACTCAATTAATTTTGACAGTGGGATTAGAGCAGGGTGCCTCCCTGGTCATGTGACCATCAGTAGGACACTGTGATAAACACACAAACTGCGACCCAAACATTTACTTTGTGGTCTGAGGTCAAGGACTTTGTTCATTTAAGCACCCAAACAGGCAGAGAGGCACAGCTTGTTGCAAGCATCAAGATAATTAGCACTAGAAGCTTCAATGGACCAAATATGTTCACCTTTTAGAATAAGATGCTTATAAGAGGTTTTACAATTTTGTCATAAACCACAGTCCAGATTACTATGCATGCACATTAATATATAGGTATTTTGTATACATTTGTcacattttgtatatatttgacTTATGTCAATCCACGTGTCACTTGTATGTACATGgtatgtatttttgtttcttaattTTTATTACAACTCTTAATATTAAGCACTGGTTTCTTCATTCTGGCAAAAAAAAGTTGGTAATTGCATTTCATGCCAGTGAAGCTATCTGAAATTGaaatgagacagacagagaaacagagtaaTGGAGTGTGCTAGAGTATAATATATTACACAGGCTAAGTGGCATAAATTGTTTATTAGCAggtaataagtaaaaataaagtttaaactCAGGAGGAAAACATTTGAGGCTGCAGATATTCGGGGCTGATACCATCCGTCATGGACCAAGTTTATACACAACTGTTTCCCAACACCATCCGAAAGCAAAAAAATCAGCAGTAATGGACAGAAACAGTGAGCAGATCTCTACAGAGAATTAAGCTATGAATCTGTGAGGGAGGTTCACTCACCATCTCACAGGTTAGAactacatgtaaaaaaaaaaaaattgtacatTGTGTGCTCATGGTGACTGGAGACACTCTTATGCTGGTTCCAGTGAGGGGCACAGCTGGTGCAGAGCACCTGGATCCTTCAAACGTATGCTTTTGCACAGCTTCAGTCTCTCAAAAGGAGCGAACTGCTTCCACCTCATCCTCGGGTGCTCTTTAACAGTTTCTGAAACCCAGAGAAGACAATGTATGAAGTGTACCCAGGCTCAAACATTCCATGCCCCAACTCAATCACAGACCAACTCGCCAATTATGCCTCTCAGTTCATTGCTTGTCAATTGCTATAAATACACATCTGCATGGCGTGGGTGACCATGCTAACGATGCCTGTGGGAAAGCTACATAAGGCATGTAATTTCTAACATATTTGCTTGTGCCTGTGTTTTAGCAGAGCAACCAGACCATTTTTCACACCCCTTCGCCCCCAAGTACAAATGTATGCGCATGGACATGACTGGACTCTGTGCTGAATTACATCTAAACCAAATAAGCTTCTCTACGTCAGAAAAATAAATGCAGCGTGCTGACTCAAAATTGCCCGGATCTCTGCTTATCATTACTGTGACTGCTTTGGTGCAAAAACACATCTCTCTGTTTGAATTCGCTGAGCTGAAGAAACACATCCACCAGAGAGGCTATTAAAAGATGGTCTTGATCTTTAGGCTGCATTTTTTCTACTCTCATTGATTCTGAAAACAAGAATGTTCTTCGAAAACTTCGATCCAAGTCTGAAGCAAGTCCCTGCACCGCACAAGCAAACAGCACCAGTAACGACCATACTGAATGGTGTTAAAAACACTGGCAGGAATCATTGGAGCAACCTCAGGTTTTTGTCTGCAATGCAGTCTAATTAAATGATTATGTATTCAGAACTTAACCCAGTTGATCAGAGGTCTAACACCAATTCATTGCAACAATTTTTTGAATGTTAGGCTTAAATGAGGAGTAGACTGAGGAAGGATTGAAAGGACATGTCTGTAAGAGCTCAAGTACCATCAGGAGCTGTTTAAATTGTTTAAGAGcttacatgtaaaaataatagtGAAAACAGACAAATCAATGACTTCTCATTTGTTAGCAAATTAAACAGAGAAACATCAGAAATGGTGAATGACTGGTAAATTTACAGTGCACTTAAGGGAAGGCAACACCAGTTTTTCCAACATTTTTATATCAGCACATTTTCCAGTATAAACCACTGATTTATGTCTCTTCAAGTGCAACTGACACTTTTAGGATGAGTAGACGGAATACCTTTGCAACTGCTTTGACATGGTGGACTTTGATAGTGGCTGTTTTCTCTTCAAAGGCCTTCAGTCTGGACTCCTCTGCCAGTCGATGTAAGACGAGCAACAGATTTAGCTGGACCTGATCACACAACATAAATAATCCAACACTTAGTCATCAGTAATAACATTTTATGCAGAATAATTTCATAAACATCTCCTGCAGATACAAAATTACCACTTCAtcaaaaaattcattttatatcACAACAAAGGAGTTCATTGTCAAATGACTGTaaaatcacagacactcagtGCTTGGATAAACTAGCagctctcaaaaaaaaaaaaaaaaaaaaattatatatatatatatatatatatatatatatatatatatatatatatatatatatatatatatatatatacatatatacacacactgcaggtTTAAACTGCAGTTATCACATTTTAATATTGTAAGCATCAAAAGAAACTAATTCACATCTGCAATTGCAATGCACAAGCCAAACAAGTCACATTTTATGACCTTGCTTAATGTAGCATTGTGAGCTGACGTATGCCCCATTTCAGCAAGCACTGAAAGTGACCCGCTCAGAGTGAAGCCTGATTATACTGCTGGAATTGTGTGGCACATCTAGCCGGGGTAGGGGGTCTGTCGAGGATGATGAAACCTCCGGCCCTCCTCATGAATCATGGTCTCCCCCCATGTAGTCAACCATCCTGTGCATCTATGAAGGATTATACCAGGAAATTGCCTCGTTTTCAGCTCTTCATCCACTTTGTTCTATCTTGTCATGAGAGGCTAAACAGGGGGTCCACAGTGGAGGTCTCATTAATCCTACACTAGCTTGTTTGGGCCACATGAACACAACCTGAGATTCCTGTGCAAACCTCAGCATCTAGCcaaaagacaaacaaataaactcaaataaataaagaaattcaACGACTTGTCAACTACGACGATGAAATACAACTATGACAGACTGAAGTAGAAGGAAGCTCATTTCTCAGCACAAGCAGAGTTTTACTTTTTAGCACTTAATGTAGATATGAAGCACCTCTGACACTTCAGGCTTTGCTAAATTGTTTCAGTAATGCAGAGGCACAGAGAACATGGGTATATAAATGGATCTTATAACCACAATGAAATTCAAAGCACAGATTTCAATGATGAATAATAATTTGCTGTTACTCCAGCCTATCACAATGGGCTCATTTTAAAGATTCAAGATGTAGAGTTAATGTGGACGAGTACTGGCTCACCACATTGTAAgcatgaacacatttaaatgtgcaCAGTAATATGCAGTAATCAagcaactctctctctcacacacacacacacacacacacacacacacacacacacacacacacacacacacacacacacacacacacacacacacacctcctgcTGCTTCAAACCAATGTTACAGGAAAGATCTAATATGCCATCGCCTGTTCTTTCTCTCCGTCTTATGAAATAAGTGTCTACAGTGTCTGAACCACATCCAGCACATTTTCTAAACACAGCTAATGATTTCAGCGTGCAtctacatgaccatttggatgTAATTTAAATCTATTAATACCTCATTTTCATAATTGTAGGTCATCTTGGGGGCGTCTGAACATTTCTCCAACAGCTGGTCTTAAGAGTATCTTTAGGAGAATGAAAACTGAGAAGCACAAACTTGCACTGCGCCAAAGGCTTTGCCAAAACATAACGACTCAACTGAACTGATTAAAGCTGAGGGCTCTCTGCAGTGCCTCGCCAATACCTACATAACACATGGAAACTTCAGACAGGAAAGGACAgcacaaaaaaatgtttgagcAGAGCTGCAGATTAAAAGAGAGCGGCTGCCTCCCGAGAGTGTCGCTGCCTCAGACTGCTACTTTCAAACTGCCAAAGCCCCTGAAAATTAGTGTGTTcaaaacagaaaaggaaaagaacgTTTCCAAGTAAATTACATTGTTAAGCTATTCATTAGTAAGTAAAGGTCCCATGAGTGGGGAAAATCTTTCAAATTCTATCTTAACTCTAGTTTTCATGGAACAACCAGAAGGAGCTCGACTGATGCCAAAGACTGCCACTCAAATAAACGTAAAAATCCTAAACTCTAGTTGAAAATGACTTTAGGCTACCACGACGTTCTGACATTTGCTCCAacttcctctgtttttttttttttttttttaataaacttgcTCAGAAGCAGCCACAGGTTCCTGCCCAAACGGTCTTCTGCAAGCCATTGCACAATGACGGTAAACAAGCTAAGCCAACTTCAAAAAACTTCCATTAACCTGGTGTGAGAAATGCCAAGGGCACTTGGCCCAGCTTTCCTAAACACGGCAGTGAATACAGTCTTGATTTGTGCTCCCTTTTCATTTCCAACACAGGGGCAAAAGCTGTGGTTAGGGGAAAAAGGGGGCACACCATTTGGAGAGAAatctggaaaaagaaaaacagacactttcaCAGCTTCCCTGCAGGATGAAGCTGATTATTTTCAAGTTCAATCAACCATCAAATGCTGCAGAGTCCATCTCAGTTCACCCAAAGAACAAAGGCCGATCTTAAGCCACTGCCCCACCCTTAAGGCAGCGCTTAGAACTGTGAGCAATGAGAGAGGATCCTGACCAGCCACTACTGAATCATTTGACACAAACATGATCAGAGGACGTATGctgtgaaacaaaacaaacaaacaaagacttaAAATGAATGACTTCATCATTTAGAAACCACATTCTGCAAACAAGGTATTTGCAATTAAATACTTTCATTATACATCTTTAGTATGTCTAGCACTAGTATTTCCAAGACCACTAGGTCACTGTTAGGCTTAGTCATAACAGCATGTAAGGCAACATGTGAAGGGTCTTATTAGGAATTTGCCATTAAAACCAGGAAACCAGATCAAACCAGCACATACTCATAGAATGATGAAAagtcttttattcattttccccTCAGTCTTTCTTTAAGTTTAATGGCTGGATTAGACCCCTGTAAAGCAGCACACCTTTCACATGAGTTTTTATATCTCAGAAGGGTCCCCACCTCCAGTCTCAATAAAGCACTACCAGCTGCAATAACTTCTTAATTAGGACCTATTACTGAAGGTACAGTTCTCCCCTGATTCTCAAACATGAGGTGTTCTTTTTAAGAGAATGGCGAGAATGTTCCGCTGTCCAATAACATTTCAAAGtttataaacagaaaattacccaCAGCAAAATAAGTAGTTTTAACCACTTGACTCACCTTCTGAAAACAGAAGGTTCCCATAATCATTGTCAgtttattttaacttaaaaaaaataatttttcaaaaataacgTGCACATGGTATATGTTATAAAGCGATCTGCATCTATCAAGAGGAGcgtaagcaaaaaaaaaattgcataaaaccacaaatatatataaataactcaTTAGACACAAGAAAGGTTAAACAGCTTAAACAATTAGTCTACAATGTTAACTGAAAACCTTTAATGGTTATTTGCAGCCATAGCTCCGTAGCTAATATTCATCATCTTTAGTTGCATGTTTCTCAGCTTTGTAGTTTTTGTTAATGTGAACACCTAACCAGCTAGAAGAGAAAGCTCATTCGCTGCAAGAGAAAGTTCATCTATTAAATTTAATAGGtcaaaaaaaattcaaatttttttCATACCAAATGAAAGAGAATGGGAGTCATCAAATTATCAACAATATTTTAAATCACAAGCTCACAAAGTCTGGCCTGCCTGCACGAATAAAAGTTAACAAACCAGCTAAATGTTTACAGGCACGGTCCAAACCTCCATATCTGCTAATAATCAGATCAACCATGGTATGCCAGTGATGAGAGAACCACAGAAGCACAGCTTTTGTTTTAAGGCAGATATTCTGAACTAGGATTTGTTCATTAAACAATCTTACTCTTACACTGTCATTGCAGTATGCTTATGACAGGGAAATGGAAAGGATGCAAAAAACCTGTATATAAAttctttttatagtttttattatAGGGGCTTTTGCAGCCTCTGCTGAAAGTAGACAGATTACATTAAATGACTATTTAGGGCAAGCCAATTGCATCCAGTTGAATGCTGTAAACTGCAACATCAAAGTGGCCATCAAAACCACAAGTAAATGTGACTATGTAAATCATTCAGATTGCCTAACGATGTTTCTAAACACATGTGGTTACTCATTAAAGCAGGTTACTAAGAATAGTGAAGTGAACTGTGGTGGAAAGTAAACATGATCATAATTTTCCTGAAGTGTTTTAAGAGTAAAACTACAAGAGAGtgaaaatacaatacactataatgtAAAGGATAAGTAAACAAACTAGTATTACCCTGAAGAGCGGtgcttttgtaaataaaatataagtgtATTTCTGTACTTAAACTAATAATGAAAGCGTCTGATATTGGACGAGACCGAGCACGCTTGGGATGGCAGCATGCACCAAATTAtatacaaacataaataaaatgtttgtttttaaaagtggcAACTTTTTTTACCCAACAGTAAACTTTTGTCACCCATTTGCCCCATTTTTCGAGCCGGCCtgctaaaatataaaaatttataATTCAATGATGCCACCAAGGAATGTTAAATAAGTATTTGAGATACCAGGTGTAACTTAAGATGAAACCACAATAGCGTTGATGAAAACTATAGAAATCCCTTTCCACACACGAAAAGAAAAACCATGAGGCAAAAGCACATTATGCATAATGGGAATTCCCAGAACCAGTATAAGGGAAAGCTAAATATGGCTAGGAGTGTAAATTACTCATTGACACTCCAGCAGATACCCACCTAGAATCTGTAATTGATAGAGGTGAAGAACAACAACTTTTAAGCTGCCAAGAAACAGGATCTAGCGCTTAGCGATTTCTTCCGTAGCAGGTTTTCCTCTCGTTCAGTAAAAGCTCCTGCCATTCTAGCAGTGTTGACCTCAGACATGAACTATTAAAAAACATGACGCACCAAGTAATGAAATTCCTCTTTATATATAATTAAGACATTAGATAGGTTGATGAGTAAAAGATACAGTCATGGGTGTTAATAAATGTGCAGATCTGACCTGTACCAGACAGCGTGCCAGTCTATCACTGAGAGCCAGTTCAGAAAGCTATGAACCGAATAGAACGCAATCAACATTTTCTGGCAACTAAAAATCTTCTCAGGTCATATAGACTATTCAGTACACATCTGGTATCAGGGTAATTATTGTATTATAAATATTGGATATTTTGCAAATATATTATCATACATATTACACATTTGTGTGGCCTACATGTTGTAATATTCTAAGAATGTTGCAGACTGCATAGACACGACACTTGTTCATCACTATATAACGCTAGGTAGGTGGGGGTATATCAGGGGTCCTCAGTTTGCATGTCTCAGTGAAATTTCTCACTCCAAATAATGTGAGCTTAAAGTTCAATGATTAAACTCTTTAGGCGGAGACGTGCAGCACGCAGGCGCGCTCTTCAGGACTATGGTCAGTCTGCCTGTTGTTATGACGGGATTAACCacaaacctacacaaacacgcCGGTCAGAAATAAATCAACACTTGCTCGTCAAGCCGAAGACTTCTGCACTGTGAGGGTCTGAGAGAGTGTGAACCAGGGCGGCAGCGCTGCTGGTTCTGCTGGTT includes these proteins:
- the cenpw gene encoding centromere protein W — encoded protein: MSKKAPRAVLKSHMRKKSDIRVGKNADLMVQLNLLLVLHRLAEESRLKAFEEKTATIKVHHVKAVAKKLLKSTRG